One Hylaeus volcanicus isolate JK05 chromosome 8, UHH_iyHylVolc1.0_haploid, whole genome shotgun sequence genomic window, GAGCCTGGCTCGGCGATTCGATTGAATCCGTGTCGGTGATAACGTTTCGTGTAGAAGCAGTTCTCGCACAGGTTGTAGTGCTCGCAATACTTGCACTTGAACCTCGGACCGGATATAGGCAACACGTGGCAAGAATTGCAAGCGACCGAGTGATGGCAGGACGGCACCCTTTCCATTTCTACAGCGCAACCGGTCCAGCCGCTCTGTTGAGGAAAATCGACGGACACGTCCTTTCCGTTGTTTATCACGCCGGTGACGATCCCCACGCTTTGATGATTCACCGATCCCCATTTGTACTTGGGCACGGTTACGGACGCCTTCACTCTCACCTTGTCGCCGATCTTCAGCTCGACGGGACCCGTTATCGTCGGCGGATGGCCCAGCAGCTCGATGTGAATAAATCTCACCCAATAGGTGCCGCCTTTGCGCTGCCACGCGACTTGAACGTTCAGATCGTGCAAACCTTCCGGGTCGATTTTTATCACCTGGCCAACGTCTCCGTACTCCACTTCCTCGTAACTTTTGCAACACCTCACCAGCATCCCTGGAATCAGATTGTCACGCACGTAAATCGCGTATTCGTCGACGGACAAAAAGTCGGATCGTTTCATGTAATTGGGCGGCATCATCGAGGAGACGGGGTCGTGAGTAGACGGGGAGTCGTCCATGTTTTCGCTGGTCGAGTCCTCGAGGTCCGACGAGCCGTACACGCTCGAGAGCGTTTCGCTGTGACTCAGCGTTACGTCGGGATTCTCTATGAGCCAAGCTACCACGCTTTCCGCGGTCACGAACCCAACGTTGGTGCTCAAACTTTTTATCGCGAACTCGACGCTCTTCTTCGGGAATCCCATCTCCGTGAATCGCGCTACCAACGGGCTCATAGGCGGCGGAGAGGATCTCCTTCCGTTGCTCCTGCAGTGTTTCTTCTGGCTGGACGTTAACGACACCAGCGAACAATCCGACGCGGGTGACTCTGGTTCCGAGGAGCGAGCAGCGCGTTGAATAGGAGAGTGTCTCAGCTCGCTGGCTAAATATTGAGAGACCGCCAAAGCGGCTTCTTCCAATtcctttcgtttaaatatagGCTTCAACGGTTGCGGTCTCGTAGCTCGAACCAGCATCTCCTGGAATAGGGTCACGCGTCTGTCGCGAAAATCGTCCCCGTCGTCGACGACGTTATCGTTTTCGCAGTCGCCGTCGTTGATGGCGTTGTCGTTGCCGTTGGCGGCATCGCCACCCCAACTTTTCAACTCGATTTCCCGGCTGATGATTATTTCGTCGTTGTAGTAGTCGATGTAGTtattgtcgtcgtcgtcgtcgtcgtcgtcgtcgtcctcgtcgtcggcGACGGCAGCGGCAGCGACAACAGCGgcatcgtcgtcgttgtcgttattgtcgtcgtcttcttcgtcgtcTTCGACGCCGTTGCTACCGCAGCCGAGACCGTTGTCGTCGCCGCAACCACCGATGTCGTCGTCGTTCGCGTTTCCGTCGTTGTTCCTATTTATCGTGTATCTCAATACTTTTCTCAATTTAGTCTGATGATCCAAAAGCGTCTTTCCAGCGTTCAACGCGGCGAGCTGTTGCTGTTGATTCCGTAAAATGGACGCGTTCACCACGCCGGCTATCACAGGCATACCGTTCGGCCTCTTGTCCATTCCGCGATGGCCCAGCAACAAATTCGCCCAAGTGGACAAGAAAGAGTCGGGCATAGGCATCCGATCCAAACGAAATCTTTCGCCGAGATGTTTCACCGCGAAGAACGGAACTATTTTCCGCGCGTCGCTGTCGTGCATCTGTACGAGGATCTTCGAATGCTTGGTGAATTTGCATATGGTACCCACTTGTCCGTCGACGTCGACCAAACCACCGATCCTCGGTCTGTCGTCGAGGCCTCCCACGACGATCAAAGCAGCCATCACCGTTTGTTGAATATTCGCGCTGTTCTCCCCGCCGTTCTCGTTCACTTGTATGTGAAACAACGGGCCGTCGCTGAAAAGATCGGAAGCCAGAAATAATTTAGCTGCTAGAAACGCGTTCAACGTCGCGTTCCATTTCGGGAGCGTGTGCAAATATCGGATAAGAGAGACGAGCTCCTCGACGATCGTGGAACTGTGGGAGGCAGTGAGCGACACGCGACATTTGTCGGAGTAAAGTTCTGTCGACGAGCCGAGGTCGGAGGCCAGCGCGATGTGTCCCAATATGCGAAAGGTTTTCTCGAGAAAAGGTATCGTGTTGGGATTGTCGGCCGACCAAGACGGTAAAACGGCCGCCAGCAAGCGCACGGACATGATCTGCTCCTCCAAATTCGGGTCATCCTCCTCGGCGATCACGGACAGGAGAAAATCGATCCACGTTTTGGTGTTGAGAGATTTGCAGAGTTCCGAGGACTTGGCGATCGCTCTCAACAGACTAAGAGTGGCCCAGGTTACGTGATGTTCCCTCGATAGTTGCGAGTGCGAGTTGTGGCCAGGCTTTTGCGCGGACGACGTTACGCCGCGTAAAACCGATGCGAGTATCTTTATAGCGGAAGGAGCTACCTTGTCGGCTTCTAGGCCGCAGCAAAGCAAAATGATGCGAAGAACGGTGACGGAGGCGGACTTTAGGCAAGTAGTCGGATGTATATCCCCGAGCGTATCGGTtcgtttctcaatttttcCTTTAGCGGCGTCAACCGGCGAATCCACGTCGGAATCGGTCTCCGGCGGAGTTGGTGGCTCAGCCAGCTTCAAATCATACTTGTCTTCTTTACCCATACGATACGAGTTGGTTGAACCGTTATCCCATTGCACTCGGATCCAGCCATCGTCGCCGAGCTCTCCGATCACTCGACCCTCGCCTGGCGGCGGTCCGTCCTGATCGCCCCATTTCCAATCAACGCCGCGAACCACTCTCGTCCCGATTTTCATCAGGGCCGCCAATTCCATACCGCTCAGTTGAACACTCGGTGGTTTGCTCTTCTCCAAATTGTCCTCGTATATGGCTATCGCgtctttcgttttcgattcGTCTACCACACCCGCGGACACCGTGGGTCCGATCTGTCTGAGCAACGTTAAAATGCTCGATATCGTGCCCGAGTTGATCAGCAATCCAATCTCGTTCGCGTGCTGGTAGTTGGTCAGCATTCCCAGTATCGTCAACAAGAACCTGGCTCTCGGCAACTTTCGCAGCCATGTATACGTTCCCTGATTCAAGCTGCTCTTGTCGCTAACTTTCGGTTTGCTCGGCAGCTCCGCTTGAACGACGTACGCCCGCAAAGCTTCCACGGCCCACGACGTCACCTCTGCCTCGGCCAAGATGATTCTCGACTTTTGATAAGGCGTTACCAACTGAATGTTCTTCAGACAGTGCGTTATACCGTCGTTTAGATATTTATTCTCGTGCGACAAGCCGAGCCAACCATTGAGCAACGAGTACTTGACCGACGTTATCAAGCAATCTTTCTTCAGCAATTGTTGCATCATCAGGATCCCCTGCTCGCGTAACTTGACGCGCTGCATTTGACAATACATGGCTCGACGTAGGGTCTCGACGACCCCGCCGTCCTCCGTTACCACAAAGTTTATGATATTCGTCATCAAATCGCTCGAATCTATGTTCAAGGTTCGTTGCTTCACCCTTTCGGTTATCTTGGCGATCGTATTCCTCGTGTCCGACATGGTCTCGAGTTTCGGAGAGGCAGCGGCCGCGGCCGCGATCGGCGGCGGTCTGACCTCTTTCGGCGTCGTATCCTCGTCGGACTTGGCTTTGATTCGCGCGTTTTGTATCGAGGCGTTCACGATGTCTTCCGGTTTGCTCGGTGACCCTCTGTTCCTTCGGACGTCTCTTATAATCGTTCTAACGATCTTCTTGAACCTGGGAACCGTGTGCAACAGCTTCAAATCCTGCAATCCTTTTATCTCGTAACTGGTCGCAGATCTTACCTCGTGAAGAAGAAATCTGCACTTCTCCTGCGCCGGGGCGCACACCTCTTTGTAGCTTCTGTTCTGCTGTTGCCTGATACGTATCAAATTCCATTTGATTCGATGTATCGCTCTGACCATGTCGGCCAACGGTTTCGTGAGCTTCGCGTTGTTGTCGTTTCCCGTTTCCTGGTCGATCAACGCGATCGCCTGATGACCCAACGCCAAGTGCTTTATGATAACCGCCATTAAAAGACGGCTAACCTCTTCCACCGGGTGATCGCCGACGAACTCGGTGTGCGCCAACAGATTGTTGGCCTTTGTGTATTTGTCGattatcgttaaaaaagaatgaacCTGCGCGTCGGTTTTATGAGTCTCGGCCAACGCGTAAATGAACGCCGTGACGCGATCGTCCCTCTCCTTTTGCGGTTCGTTCTTGGTCCGCGCGGGAAGAGGCGGTTCCGTCGGCGAGTTCGCCGCCGTCGAAGTGTTGCTTCTCGCCTCCCCTTTCTCCTCCTCGTAAGGATTCGGTGGCTGCAAAATTTGCAATCCTCCTCTCAAGAAGTTCGCGTTCAACCAAACGCCGGCTTCCTCTTCCGCCGGCTGCAACGGCGAGCTTTGCCGCATCCTGTGAGCGTGCAATCCCAAGAGAAAACCGAGGGCTCTCTCCGTGTCGATCAGAGACGAGCACACGTCCGTGACGTCGATCGTGATTTCCGTGTTCTCCGGGTCGGAGTTACAGTAATGACCGACGAAGTAAGAATCCATCATGGATCGTGGTGGTAGGTGGCCGCGAACTGCGACCTGATTCGTTTGGTTTTGGTCCCAGCCAGCCACGGTTTTCTGCAGACCCTCCAACGAATTCCCGCCGATCGCTATCGTATCGAGTCGAACGTCTTGTACGTCCTGAACGTCGTACACGTTGTTGTTCACCACCACCCAAAGGCCGCCGTCGCGATTATGATTCTCGAGATCGGCCCAACGAATAACGGACGGCTCGTCCGATATCGAGATCTTGGTGCCGTGCTGCGGAGCTATGATACCCGGCCAGGACAGATCGTCCGCCTCGTTTTTCTCGATCGTCGGCATCAGCTTGTTGAACTGATCGAGAGCGTCCAGCATCGGAGTCATTACTTCCATCCAGTTCATACCGAGCAACAACATCGGATAGTCTACCTGCAACAATATCAGACACGTAACCAGCTCGGGGAGCAAAACGTTTACGATGTCGCCCCTTAGAACGGTGACGACGAAAACGAACTGCTTGACGCTCGCGTTCGCCAGCTCGGCCGCCGATGACATTATCTCGGTCACGTGAACGGAAATTTGCGATATGTACTTCTTTAAAAGCGATTCAGCACCGAGCATCTCCTGGTCGCCGCACAAGTTTTCCGTTCTGGATTCGTTGATGCACTCGTAAACGCGAGCGACCAGTAACCGTTGAAACTTTAGCAGCAGATTCAGGCTGGGAGAGCTATCGCTCCTTTGCTGCGATTCCTCCTGGCGGACCACCTGTTCCGTCCAGCCCTGCTGTAGCCTGGACTGCGTAATACAGGTGCCGTTTTTTATCAACTGTTTCACCAGCTGCAACAGAGATATGGTTGCATTATTCTTCTCGGAGTTCAGTTCCTTGGCTTGTTTCGCATCGCTGGATTTGCACGTGTTCTTCGCCACGAGAAACTCGTTCTCGTCGGCTACGTTGCTCGTTTCCGCTTTCATCGCTGTCTTGAGCGCCAATTCCAGGCCACCGTCCGCCATCAAACTGGAAACCAACAAATCCGCCATAAACTGTTGACCGTTGCTAGTGTTCGTTTGATCCAAGTTCCCGTTCGCTTTCGACAAGAAATTCGGCAGCGTCTTTGCCCGTTCGTTCGCCGTGGGCAACAGAATGCTCCAACCGGTTTGCAAGACGGCCTGCGCTGCCTCCTGAATCGTCGCCAAAATTCCTGTACTGCTCGCGAGCGTCACGCATCGTTGTTTCAAAGAATTTAACAACGGAGTACCGGCGAGTCCGACGTACTTGCCATCGACGTTATGCGCTACCATCGTATGGAGCTGCAATCGAATCAAATTCAAGGTGGCCACCGCCAAACATTCTCGATCCTGGGTAGGCGGCCGTGTCCCCGGCAATCCTTCGCAGCCGTGGCCCAACAAAGTATCCAGCTGTCGAAAGGTGTCTTCGCAAATGTCCACGACGAACGCCACTCTGCTGGCAACCGGCCAAGCCGACGGAGTAGTAGAGTTTGACCACGCGAAACTCTGTGCCGGGCCACACGTTAAACCGATCGGATTCTTTCCGGACAAGCTAGGGCACAGAGTAGGCTCAGGCACGACCGTATCCAACGCCGGGTCGATTCGGCCGTTATCGTTCATCCCCCATCCGTACACCAACTGATCCTCCGTTAACGCGAGAACGTGCCAGCTTCCCACGTACAATTCCTTTACCTTTTTCCCTTTCAGCGCATCGATTACTTTCGGGTATTGCACGTACTCTTCGTTTCCGTGGCCTAGGCGGTACGATTCTTTCTTACCCCAACTGTAAACCTCTCCGTACGCCGTCAAAATCGCTGAAAATTGGCCGCCGCAATACACTTTTACTACGTCTATGTCCAATAATTTGTCGACGACCTTCGGCGTTTTGAAACCATCGCAATCTCCTTTCGAGAGCTTTCTATAATCTCCCTCACCCCACGAAAACACCACACCCGACGCGGTCACGCACAACGTTTGCGAATCATCGCTACCGCATGCCACGTGGACGACCATGTGCCCGTTCAGAGCGGTTACCAACGTTGGAATCAGTACATCGTCCAAATGTCCATGACCGAGTCTTCCTGTATTTCCTCTTCCCCAAGTGTACAATTCACCGGTCGAGCTAATCGCAGCCGAGAACATATTTCCGCAAGCTATAAACATGATGTTCTTGTCGGCCAATGCCTCGATCAGCTTCGGTTCCTTGTACCATTTTCTCTCGCCGTGTCCTAAACGTCCACCCACTCCTTCCCCCCACGAGTACACAGAATTATCTTGCGTTAAAGCCAAATAATGATTACCGGCCCAGTGAGAGGCAATCATCGTTACAGGCTTATCCGAGAATCCCTCCACTTTTTGAAGGTCCTGAGATCTCCGTTCGTAATTTATCGTGTAAACGTTTCCACTGATTGATAGAATCATGAGGGCTCGCTCGGTACAACAAAGTTGCTTAACACCGAGCTCCGCGATCGTGTCGCAATAAAATGGAGACGAGCCGTTGCCAAATTTCACGATTCCCCAAGCTAAAACTTTTTGAAACGtttgatttgaatttttcggAAAGCTGTCGGTGACGACTGGAGGCAACAGAGGAGCAGCCAATCTGTTCAAATTACACATTACGATCACCGCCGCTTTTCGTAAATCGACGGACGTGGTATCGTCTTCGGGAAGCTTCAAGTACTTGAGTAAAACTTGACAAGGGTCTGGCGCCACGTTCTCCTCTATTTGTCTCGATCTCGAGGCTGGAATCGTGTTCAAACGTCTCAGTAGCGGTACCAATGGTGCCGTGCTTCCAGGTGGCATTACGCGATTATCTTGATTTTTGTGCGTATCGCTGAGAAACAGTAGCAAACAAACGGAATCTAACAAACTGGACAGCGTAGCTCTTTGCGTTACCAATTCCAACAGTAAACACAAAGCCGTGTGTTGATCGGATAAGGGAATAGGGCACCACGATCTTCCACTAACtatatttctgaaaatgacatttttcactgtattattattattgttagagATAAACGATATTATATTCGAGATAAACGCTTAAAGATTCAATCTCAAagattcaattaaagaaaaaacgaacCCTGTAACAACTTGTCTTAAGAACTTCGCTGATCGCTCCACTACTTCGAGCCAAACTTGGGAAACGTTGTTTTCGTCGAAAAGAGTGGCTTCTGGCAAGGACTGTAAAGCTTCCAACGATTCGGACAGAAGTTCGCTGCATAATTCTATATCCTCCCCGGATCTCCAAGCTCGTCTTAGAtacgcgaatgaaaaatttagcGCCGCACGAGATCCTACTCGTGCTAAACGTAACGTCGCGTTCTCGTTAGGTCTCATCCTGAAcgtattgtaaataattaacaaataattataaataccgtaaattcatttatataaaagagaatattttatacaccCCAATGGTTctctacattaaattcaaaataaattaccgTACATCTTTTGTAATTTAGTAGAGAGTCTCGATGTTTGCGGAATATCTTTAGTCTCCTGTGGTTTATGACGAGAAAGAGCAGTAAAATATCGTCGTGCTAATACCAAACGCTGCTTCAATCGTGTAGCGGATAACGTGCTATTCGCAACTTCGtaacataattttctttgttcctTGATTAGTAAATCGATACACGTGGTCAAGTCGGATAGAGCTGAAAAATTGTAAGGAAGATGAAAAGTAAGAGCGTAACGCAAACATAAATAAgaggaatatataaataataaaaggatatataaacaataaaaggaaaataaacacgaataaaaggaaaatctTTACATGGCTGAGGTCCCCAAAGCCACGATTCCATCATATGACGAGCTGGAATGGTTTTCTCCACGAACGCGTTTGCTCTTGCCGCTTCCTCTTCGTCTAGC contains:
- the LOC128881213 gene encoding E3 ubiquitin-protein ligase HERC2 isoform X2 produces the protein MDAKWLNTDLKRLLYRDGLAELWNEMIRDGEIVGSFSDGLINASGIISRKGESGHYYCNMRVLSCLCCDGICGPQQGCNCGPCQKLDEEEAARANAFVEKTIPARHMMESWLWGPQPSLSDLTTCIDLLIKEQRKLCYEVANSTLSATRLKQRLVLARRYFTALSRHKPQETKDIPQTSRLSTKLQKMMRPNENATLRLARVGSRAALNFSFAYLRRAWRSGEDIELCSELLSESLEALQSLPEATLFDENNVSQVWLEVVERSAKFLRQVVTGNIVSGRSWCPIPLSDQHTALCLLLELVTQRATLSSLLDSVCLLLFLSDTHKNQDNRVMPPGSTAPLVPLLRRLNTIPASRSRQIEENVAPDPCQVLLKYLKLPEDDTTSVDLRKAAVIVMCNLNRLAAPLLPPVVTDSFPKNSNQTFQKVLAWGIVKFGNGSSPFYCDTIAELGVKQLCCTERALMILSISGNVYTINYERRSQDLQKVEGFSDKPVTMIASHWAGNHYLALTQDNSVYSWGEGVGGRLGHGERKWYKEPKLIEALADKNIMFIACGNMFSAAISSTGELYTWGRGNTGRLGHGHLDDVLIPTLVTALNGHMVVHVACGSDDSQTLCVTASGVVFSWGEGDYRKLSKGDCDGFKTPKVVDKLLDIDVVKVYCGGQFSAILTAYGEVYSWGKKESYRLGHGNEEYVQYPKVIDALKGKKVKELYVGSWHVLALTEDQLVYGWGMNDNGRIDPALDTVVPEPTLCPSLSGKNPIGLTCGPAQSFAWSNSTTPSAWPVASRVAFVVDICEDTFRQLDTLLGHGCEGLPGTRPPTQDRECLAVATLNLIRLQLHTMVAHNVDGKYVGLAGTPLLNSLKQRCVTLASSTGILATIQEAAQAVLQTGWSILLPTANERAKTLPNFLSKANGNLDQTNTSNGQQFMADLLVSSLMADGGLELALKTAMKAETSNVADENEFLVAKNTCKSSDAKQAKELNSEKNNATISLLQLVKQLIKNGTCITQSRLQQGWTEQVVRQEESQQRSDSSPSLNLLLKFQRLLVARVYECINESRTENLCGDQEMLGAESLLKKYISQISVHVTEIMSSAAELANASVKQFVFVVTVLRGDIVNVLLPELVTCLILLQVDYPMLLLGMNWMEVMTPMLDALDQFNKLMPTIEKNEADDLSWPGIIAPQHGTKISISDEPSVIRWADLENHNRDGGLWVVVNNNVYDVQDVQDVRLDTIAIGGNSLEGLQKTVAGWDQNQTNQVAVRGHLPPRSMMDSYFVGHYCNSDPENTEITIDVTDVCSSLIDTERALGFLLGLHAHRMRQSSPLQPAEEEAGVWLNANFLRGGLQILQPPNPYEEEKGEARSNTSTAANSPTEPPLPARTKNEPQKERDDRVTAFIYALAETHKTDAQVHSFLTIIDKYTKANNLLAHTEFVGDHPVEEVSRLLMAVIIKHLALGHQAIALIDQETGNDNNAKLTKPLADMVRAIHRIKWNLIRIRQQQNRSYKEVCAPAQEKCRFLLHEVRSATSYEIKGLQDLKLLHTVPRFKKIVRTIIRDVRRNRGSPSKPEDIVNASIQNARIKAKSDEDTTPKEVRPPPIAAAAAASPKLETMSDTRNTIAKITERVKQRTLNIDSSDLMTNIINFVVTEDGGVVETLRRAMYCQMQRVKLREQGILMMQQLLKKDCLITSVKYSLLNGWLGLSHENKYLNDGITHCLKNIQLVTPYQKSRIILAEAEVTSWAVEALRAYVVQAELPSKPKVSDKSSLNQGTYTWLRKLPRARFLLTILGMLTNYQHANEIGLLINSGTISSILTLLRQIGPTVSAGVVDESKTKDAIAIYEDNLEKSKPPSVQLSGMELAALMKIGTRVVRGVDWKWGDQDGPPPGEGRVIGELGDDGWIRVQWDNGSTNSYRMGKEDKYDLKLAEPPTPPETDSDVDSPVDAAKGKIEKRTDTLGDIHPTTCLKSASVTVLRIILLCCGLEADKVAPSAIKILASVLRGVTSSAQKPGHNSHSQLSREHHVTWATLSLLRAIAKSSELCKSLNTKTWIDFLLSVIAEEDDPNLEEQIMSVRLLAAVLPSWSADNPNTIPFLEKTFRILGHIALASDLGSSTELYSDKCRVSLTASHSSTIVEELVSLIRYLHTLPKWNATLNAFLAAKLFLASDLFSDGPLFHIQVNENGGENSANIQQTVMAALIVVGGLDDRPRIGGLVDVDGQVGTICKFTKHSKILVQMHDSDARKIVPFFAVKHLGERFRLDRMPMPDSFLSTWANLLLGHRGMDKRPNGMPVIAGVVNASILRNQQQQLAALNAGKTLLDHQTKLRKVLRYTINRNNDGNANDDDIGGCGDDNGLGCGSNGVEDDEEDDDNNDNDDDAAVVAAAAVADDEDDDDDDDDDDNNYIDYYNDEIIISREIELKSWGGDAANGNDNAINDGDCENDNVVDDGDDFRDRRVTLFQEMLVRATRPQPLKPIFKRKELEEAALAVSQYLASELRHSPIQRAARSSEPESPASDCSLVSLTSSQKKHCRSNGRRSSPPPMSPLVARFTEMGFPKKSVEFAIKSLSTNVGFVTAESVVAWLIENPDVTLSHSETLSSVYGSSDLEDSTSENMDDSPSTHDPVSSMMPPNYMKRSDFLSVDEYAIYVRDNLIPGMLVRCCKSYEEVEYGDVGQVIKIDPEGLHDLNVQVAWQRKGGTYWVRFIHIELLGHPPTITGPVELKIGDKVRVKASVTVPKYKWGSVNHQSVGIVTGVINNGKDVSVDFPQQSGWTGCAVEMERVPSCHHSVACNSCHVLPISGPRFKCKYCEHYNLCENCFYTKRYHRHGFNRIAEPGSAAVYAGKPGKYHRQDHAESSLIDDWYKCIRTLSVSSRESWATRLVDQSGQYWQSCGSQGKHWIRLEMLPGILVHSLKIIVNPKDSSYMPSLIAVNVGYSFNNLTELETISVRNTDTSVLLLQDLKVYYPCIEITIKQCRNGGIDCKIHALKIIGKRMVFENQLATSVSFLASDWEIVQEQMSSQRGTEAPQHSAVYVWGLNDKDQLGGLKGSKIKLPVYSEILSKLKPVHIAGGSKTLFVVSQDGKLFACGEGTNGRLGLGNDSNVCEPKPIPFLSQYVIKKVAVHSGGKHALALTQDGKVFSWGEGEDGKLGHGNCLSLDKPRLIESLKSKRIRDIACGSGHSAAITSIGELYTWGLGEYGRLGHGDTSTQLKPKLVQSLVGQRVIQVACGSRDAQTMALTADGSVYSWGDGDFGKLGRGGSDGCYTPLSVDRLNGLGVVQIECGAQFSLALTKYGEVWTWGKGDYFRLGHGNDHHVRKPTLVDGLRGKKVVHVAVGALHCLAVTDTGQVYAWGDNDHGQQGNGSTIVNKKPSLLHELDDTRVNRVSCGSSHSVAWVLTDQPPANNQEPVTFPTAKDPLGQSSLKFKNAAETTTCPPSCSKSSHGHGNAATTGNNGIDASSVNTGNGPRNTSRPSLSSIVLSLESNVAKQQALQHVINALRIMQARIALVTALQSHSTMKTASGGSCAVAEIPSDGAVSDSSIASGGHTVYQNVGDSAQGGGEAPANAAEVVNLITNPRMSPESEDYPMAMFPSMSSSASLSSRASKMSTSAMSVIAATLTSNAQVVGEGISGYSSLDDFTSTLTEDDARMLVDLLKLAVANRVCDGAKETISSVLIALAKTNHSIRSMIMELCIMELEDTVANSNNRKNVPQQVMQESLHPYIDGTTLTGHVRIPGAEALRIEFDRRCSTERKHDPLAIMDGNNRVVAVKSGREWSEWAGEIRIPGDELRWRFTSDGSVNGWGWRFTVYPVLATHAPHELVSDRAVLSQPSIALTECLLDNGLINLDKNVATRLAATLAQCSQLSVLSAQQRMWALKKLQVVYTTRPTIRPDLALSSLLGSLPQALLKQYAYEDPLVRGGKQLMHSDFFKVLVALACDIELDGMQCCSEIYKWSWFRRYCLSARVAKSLVNRTPLPKPFCHGVMMRINEMITAGEGSSKDHENHELFKQEHDEQLLQWLNRRPEDWTLPWDGSGAIYGWGHNHRGQLGGLEGAKVTGHLDVSESEERTLLWYRLCWSPFNTYSSRRSR